From Erigeron canadensis isolate Cc75 chromosome 8, C_canadensis_v1, whole genome shotgun sequence, one genomic window encodes:
- the LOC122580448 gene encoding BOI-related E3 ubiquitin-protein ligase 1-like: MLGGSNNNSSVPVFVDENLFRYPSNASNQLQLFTNVPAACNADPVNYSAREHRSPGFQSNKRPREAEDNCMQKKLQISLNNNYYHEDPDYPSSILNPHHVSTGLKLSYDDEERNSSITSASASMTLTPSIMSSFGDSMTTELDRHKEEFERYVMIQEENMLKGMRDIRKRHMSSLLAAIEKRVDNKLREKELEIETLNSKNKELMERIKQVANEAQNWQYRAKYNESMVNILKTNLQQALAHGNDNQLKEGFGDTDEVSSSDHRNFLGLNTSVVGKSICKACRAKEVSVLVMPCRHLSLCKECDSFASVCPVCQMVKTVSVEVYLS; the protein is encoded by the exons ATGTTGGGAGGAAGTAACAACAATTCATCAGTCCCTGTCTTTGTTGATGAGAACCTTTTCCGATACCCTTCAAATGCATCTAATCAGTTGCAACTATTCACAAATG TACCAGCTGCTTGTAATGCTGACCCAGTAAATTATTCTGCAAGAGAACATCGTAGTCCTGGTTTTCAGTCCAATAAACGACCAAGGGAAGCCGAGGATAATTGTATGCAGAAAAAGCTTCAAATTTCATTGAATAACAACTATTACCATGAGGATCCTGATTATCCTTCAAGCATCCTGAATCCACACCATGTGTCAACTGGTTTAAAGTTATCATATGACGACGAGGAACGGAACTCCTCTATCACTTCAGCAAGCGCAAGTATGACATTAACACCATCAATTATGTCCTCTTTTGGTGATAGCATGACAACTGAACTTGATCGACACAAAGAAGAATTTGAAAGATACGTTATGATACAG GAAGAAAACATGTTAAAAGGGATGAGGGACATAAGGAAGAGACACATGTCTTCTCTCTTGGCTGCTATTGAGAAAAGGGTAGACAATAAACTACGTGAAAAAGAACTCGAAATAGAAACCTTGAACAGTAAAAACAAGGAACTTATGGAAAGAATTAAACAGGTGGCAAATGAAGCTCAGAATTGGCAATACAGAGCGAAGTACAATGAGTCAATGGTCAATATACTGAAAACAAACCTTCAGCAGGCACTGGCTCATGGAAACGACAACCAACTTAAAGAAGGATTTGGAGACACGGATGAAGTATCGTCCAGTGATCATAGAAATTTCCTTGGATTGAATACCTCTGTCGTGGGAAAGTCCATATGTAAAGCATGCAGGGCAAAAGAGGTGTCGGTTTTGGTAATGCCTTGTAGACACCTGAGTTTGTGTAAAGAATGTGATAGTTTTGCGAGTGTATGCCCAGTGTGCCAGATGGTTAAAACGGTTAGTGTGGAAGTGTACCTATCGTAA
- the LOC122610058 gene encoding ADP-ribosylation factor 2, which translates to MGLTFTKLFSRLFAKKEMRILMVGLDAAGKTTILYKLKLGEIVTTIPTIGFNVETVEYKNISFTVWDVGGQDKIRPLWRHYFQNTQGLIFVVDSNDRDRVVEARDELHRMLNEDELRDAVLLVFANKQDLPNAMNAAEITDKLGLHSLRQRHWYIQSTCATSGEGLYEGLDWLSNNIANKA; encoded by the exons ATGGGGCTAACTTTCACCAAGCTTTTTAGTCGGCTCTTTGCCAAGAAAGAGATGCGTATATTGATGGTGGGTCTCGATGCGGCTGGTAAGACCACCATTTTGTATAAGCTCAAGCTCGGTGAGATTGTCACCACCATCCCTACCATCG GTTTCAATGTGGAGACTGTTGAGTACAAAAACATTAGCTTCACAGTGTGGGATGTCGGGGGTCAGGACAAG ATCCGTCCACTATGGAGGCACTATTTCCAAAATACACAAGGTCTTATCTTCGTGGTTGATAGCAATGACAGGGACAGAGTCGTTGAGGCAAGAGATGAATTGCACAGGATGTTGAATGAG GATGAGTTAAGAGATGCAGTTCTCCTTGTATTTGCTAACAAACAAGATCTCCCCAATGCAATGAATGCTGCTGAAATCACTGACAAGCTTGGACTCCACTCCCTCCGACAGCGCCACTG GTACATCCAGAGCACCTGTGCAACCTCTGGAGAGGGACTTTATGAGGGATTGGACTGGCTTTCCAACAACATAGCAAACAAG gcATAA
- the LOC122579052 gene encoding phosphatidylinositol 3-kinase, root isoform, whose amino-acid sequence MTGNEFRFFLSCDINLPVTFRIERLEGHLPPSSSSSNPSLPAADIGNVIEEKKPELYVESALYIDGAPFGLPMRTRLESSGPPFCWGELVTLSIKYRDLTTNSQLAITVWDVSCGKNEGLIGGATIHFFNMKKQLKTGKHKLRLWQGKEADGSIHSTTPGKVPKEERGELERLEKLVNKYERGLIQRVDWLDRLAFKAMDKIKDLESSKNGSSHLYLLVDFCSFEHRVVLQESGPNLIIPASITSTNELVTVWDPEVGKINPSEHKQLKLARSLNRGIIDRDLKPSSTERKSIQRILKYPPTRTLSGDERQLLWKFRFSLMSEKRALTKFLRCVEWSDVQEAKQAIELMGRWEMIDVCDALELLSPVFESEEVRAHAVHVLDRADDEELQCYLLQLVQALRFERSDKSRLSQFLVQRSLSNIEFASFLRWYVAVELHDPAYAKRFYSTYEILEENMIKLGIGAADTGDGIKLWQSLVRQTELTAQLCSIMRDVRNVRGGTQKKIEKLRHLLSGLLSELTYFEEPIRSPLAPTVLITGIIPSDSTIFKSALHPLRLAFRTSNGGCLKIIFKKGDDLRQDQLVVQMVSLMDRLLKLENLDLHLTPYGVLATGHDEGMLEFIPSKSLAQILSEHRSITSYLQKFHPDEEGPFGITATCLETFIKSCAGYSVITYILGIGDRHLDNLLLRDDGRLFHVDFGYILGRDPKPFPPPMKLCKEMVEAMGGAESQYYTRFKSYCCEAYNILRKSSNLILNLFHLMAGSNIPDIASDPEKGILKLQEKFRLDLDDEECIHFFQDLINESVSALFPQMVETIHRWAQYWR is encoded by the exons GCTAGAGTCTTCTGGTCCGCCATTTTGCTGGGGTGAACTCGTTACGTTGAGTATCAAATATCGAGACTTGACTACCAATTCTCAACTCGCTATAACC GTTTGGGATGTTTCGTGTGGAAAAAATGAGGGTTTGATTGGCGGGGCAACCATCCATTTctttaatatgaaaaaacaacTTAAGACAGGGAAACACAAACTTAGACTTTGGCAAGGCAAGGAGGCAGATGGATCAATTCACTCTACTACTCCTGGAAAG GTCCCTAAAGAGGAGCGTGGGGAGCTGGAGCGTTTAGAGAAGCTTGTGAATAAGTATGAGAGAGGGCTGATCCAGCGAGTTGATTGGTTGGACCGCCTTGCTTTTAAAGCTATGGATAAAATCAAGGATCTTGAAAGCAGTAAGAATGGGAGTTCTCATTTGTATCTGCTTGTTGATTTCTGCAGTTTTGAACATCGAGTTGTTTTACAG GAATCTGGGCCAAACTTAATAATACCGGCATCTATAACTTCAACAAATGAGCTAGTTACTGTATGGGATCCAGAAGTGGGGAAAATTAACCCCTCTGAGCACAAACAATTGAAACTTGCTAGGAGTTTGAATCGTGGTATAATTGATAGAGATCTCAAGCCCAGTTCTACAGAAAGGAA GTCTATACAAAGGATACTAAAGTATCCGCCAACACGAACTTTGAGTGGGGATGAGAGACAGTTGTTGTGGAAGTTCCGATTCTCATTGATGTCAGAAAAAAGAGCTTTAACAAAGTTTTTGCGTTGTGTTGAATGGAGTGATGTTCAG GAAGCAAAGCAGGCAATTGAACTGATGGGTAGGTGGGAGATGATTGACGTATGTGATGCATTAGAACTTCTGTCTCCAGTTTTCGAGAGTGAAGAG GTTCGTGCACATGCTGTCCATGTCCTTGATAGAGCAGATGATGAAGAGCTCCAGTGTTATTTACTTCAGCTGGTTCAAGCTCTGCGATTTGAACGCTCTGATAAATCTCGTCTTTCTCAATTTCTTGTGCAGCGAT CATTGTCCAACATTGAGTTTGCTAGCTTTCTTCGGTGGTACGTCGCTGTTGAACTTCATGATCCTGCATATGCGAAACGTTTTTATTCTACCTATGAGATACTGGAAGAAAATATGATAAAG TTGGGAATTGGGGCCGCAGATACTGGAGATGGCATTAAGTTGTGGCAGAGTCTGGTTCGCCAAACAGAATTGACAGCACAGCTGTGCTCCATAATGAGAGATGTTCGTAATGTAAGAGGGGGAACtcaaaaaaagattgaaaagcTTCGGCATCTGCTGTCTGGTCTTCTTAGTGAACTTACATACTTTGAGGAG CCTATACGATCACCTTTGGCACCGACTGTTCTTATCACTGGGATTATCCCATCAGATTCAACGATATTCAAAAGTGCATTACATCCTTTGCGCCTAGCGTTTAGAACCTCCAACGGTGGATGTCTAAAGATCATATTTAAGAAGGGGGATGATCTTCGACAAGATCAGTTG GTTGTTCAGATGGTATCACTAATGGATCGATTGCTTAAGTTGGAGAATCTGGATCTACATTTAACTCCGTACGGAGTGTTGGCCACAGGACATGATGAGGGCATGTTGGAATTCATCCCATCTAAATCTTTGGCCCAG ATCTTGTCAGAGCACCGAAGTATCACAAGCTACTTACAGAAGTTTCACCCGGACGAGGAGGGACCTTTTGGAATTACAGCTACTTGTCTTGAGACATTCATTAAAAGTTGTGCAGGCTACTCAGTGATCACATACATACTTGGCATTGGAGACAG GCACCTTGACAATCTTCTACTGAGGGATGATGGGCGCCTTTTTCATGTTGATTTTGGTTACATATTGGGTCGTGATCCAAAGCCATTTCCTCCACCTATGAAACTTTGCAAAGAAATGGTGGAGGCAATGGGTGGTGCAGAAAG CCAATATTATACAAGGTTCAAATCCTACTGTTGTGAAGCATATAACATCCTTCGGAAATCAAGCAACTTAATATTAAACCTCTTTCACCTCATGGCGGGGTCTAACATCCCTGATATAGCATCTGATCCTGAGAAAGGAATTTTAAAG CTTCAAGAGAAATTTCGGCTGGACTTGGATGATGAAGAGTGTATACATTTCTTCCAGGATCTTATCAACGAGAGTGTTAGTGCTTTGTTCCCGCAAATGGTTGAGACCATACATCGTTGGGCACAATACTGGAGATGA